The genome window GGATTTCAATAATCACCGGCGGGACTGGACGCTGCCTGGATTTCGCGCGCTTGCGATATATCGCTACGGAACATGGGCGCGCACCCGGCGCTTTTATCTTGCACGCGCATTCTTCTCGATCATTTATATTTTTCTCAATCGGTTCGTCAGAAATATTTACGGTATCGAAATCTACCATACGGCCAAGATTGGTCGTCGGCTGCATATTGGCCATCAGGGATGCATCGTGATCCATCAATATGCAACGATTGGAGACGATTGCGTCGTTCGTCAAGGAGTCACCCTCGGCATTGCAGGCATCGAGCGCGGCGAAACGGGAAGCGAACATGCACCTATACTTGGCGATCGCGTTGACATCGGTGTTGGCGCTGTCATCATTGGCAGGGTGAATATCGGTGATGACGTTAATATCGGCCCTAATGCCGTCGTACTAACCGATGTGCGGGCCAATATGACTGTGATGGCCCCGCCACCGCGAATGATGAGCAGGATGACGTTAGCCAGACCAAATATCGACGATGAAAAGCTGAACTTGGAAAAATAAACTGATCGTTTCTAATTTTGTTGCAATGGAGCCGGAATGAACAGGCAGCAAGTACGGGAAAAGATCATTGAGGCGTACCAAGAGGTGATATCAACATCAAAATCGCTCGCCAAGGTGGACCTTACAGACGATACAAAGCTTTTCGAAAGCGGTCTCGATTCATTGGGGTTTGCCATCCTGTTTGCAAAGCTGCACGATGATTTGGGGTGGGATCCATTCTCATTGACGGAAGCGCCGTTTGAGCCCGAAACATTTGGTGATTTCGTAGCATTTTATGCAGACAATCAGCCT of Phyllobacterium zundukense contains these proteins:
- a CDS encoding serine O-acetyltransferase encodes the protein MFRNELMESVGLIALIKEDFNNHRRDWTLPGFRALAIYRYGTWARTRRFYLARAFFSIIYIFLNRFVRNIYGIEIYHTAKIGRRLHIGHQGCIVIHQYATIGDDCVVRQGVTLGIAGIERGETGSEHAPILGDRVDIGVGAVIIGRVNIGDDVNIGPNAVVLTDVRANMTVMAPPPRMMSRMTLARPNIDDEKLNLEK
- a CDS encoding acyl carrier protein; translated protein: MNRQQVREKIIEAYQEVISTSKSLAKVDLTDDTKLFESGLDSLGFAILFAKLHDDLGWDPFSLTEAPFEPETFGDFVAFYADNQP